The DNA segment CCAGGTGAGCGCCACGGTGGGGTTCCTCCTCGGACGGCTGTCTGCCGTCCGCATGTTCGTGAAATTGTTCACAAGCTACCGCGTTTGTGTACGGCGTGCGAAATGTGGGTGACCGCAGACTACCGGGCGGGGTATGCGGCCGCAAGGGCGAGGTGGCCAGAAAGGTGACCTTGGTCCTGGCGCACCGCGGGATGACGGCGAGCGCGCGCGAGAACACGCTCCAGGCGTTCGCCTCCGCGCGCACCGTGGGCGCCGACGGCGTGGAGCTCGACGTGCGGTGCTCGGCCGACGGCGTCCTCGTCGTCCACCACGACGCCACGCTGCCCGACGGCCGGGCCGTCGCCACCGTACCGGTGGCGGACCTGCCTGCCTGGGTCCCCACGCTGGAGGACGCCCTGGAGGAGTGCCGCGGCCTCGTCGTGGACGCCGAGATCAAGAACCTGGTGACCGAGCCGGGCTTCGATCCCGAGGAGACGGCGGCCCGGGAGACGGCCGCCCTGCTGGCCCGCCTCGGCATGGCCGGGTCCTCGTTCGTCTCGGCGTTCTCGATGGCGTCCATCGACGCCGCCCGGGAGGCCGAGCCGGCGGTGCGCACGGGGTGGCTGACGCTGGCCTCCTACGACCAGGTG comes from the Acidimicrobiales bacterium genome and includes:
- a CDS encoding glycerophosphodiester phosphodiesterase is translated as MTLVLAHRGMTASARENTLQAFASARTVGADGVELDVRCSADGVLVVHHDATLPDGRAVATVPVADLPAWVPTLEDALEECRGLVVDAEIKNLVTEPGFDPEETAARETAALLARLGMAGSSFVSAFSMASIDAAREAEPAVRTGWLTLASYDQVDAIALVAARGHFAVQPRHEAVTPDLVAAASAKGLAVHTWTVDDPERVRFVAGCGVDAIITDVPDVALEALGRR